The Acidimicrobiales bacterium genome segment GGTACGTCGGCCAGGTCGGCTCGGTCCCCGCCGGCATGGGGGCGACGGCGACCACCGCCTGCCACAGCGGCGGCCACGGCGGGGCGGTCGATCCCGACAGGCCGAACACCTGGGCGACGGCCCACACCCGGTGGCGGTGCTCCTCGTGGACCATGGCGGCCAGGTAGGGGAGGAGGGTGGGCTCGGGCGCGCCGTAGCGCTCGTAGGCGCCGTGGCCGAACAGCAGCGCCCGGAGGTCGACCGAGCCGGCCTCCACGTCAGGTCAGCGCCTCGAAGCGCGCCCGGCGGAACGGGGCGAGGTCGTCGGGCAGGTCCCCGAGCCCGAGCACGACGTACGCATTCACCCGGGTCAGGAGGTAGGCGTGCTCGAGCAGGTCGGCGGCGACCGGCGCCGTCAGCGCGGCCAGCGTCGTCTTCACCCCGGCGTCCGCCCGAGCCCGCCGGGCCCACGCCTGGGGATCGGCCTCGAGTCGTTCCAGGAGGTCGAGCGCCTCCCGGGCCCGCCGCCGCTGGTCGTCGTCCCCGACCTTCGAGAACGCCCGGGGGACGTTGAACGGCGACTGGGCGATGTGGACGAGAGCGCCGTTGAGCCTCCCGTCGGCCCGGAAGCGGTCGACGAGGGCCTGGCGGCGGTGGCTGGTCGACACGTCGTAGAGGATGTCGACGGTGCGGGTGAGGCTCTGCACCTCGGCGGCGACCCGGCTCCCGCGGGCCAGCGGCGACCACGACATCGCCTTGCTGGCGTTGGCCACGAGCAGGACGTCGGCGCGGGGCTGGAGGTCGACGAGTCCGGAGAGGCGCTCGGCGCGGCCGTCGTAGCCCTGCTCCCACTGGTCGGCCATGTTGTCGTAGACGCCGCCGTCGTTGACGACCAGGCGGGGAGGGACACCCGGCGGCTCGTCGCCGCCGACGTGCCACGGACGGGTCATGGCGAACGGCCCGGTCGCCAGATCTCTCGGCACGAACGCCCCCGGCAGGCAGGCCGAGGACTGCACGGCGGTGGACAGCGGGAGCCGGCCCGGCGTCCCCCGCCCGGCGCGGTACGAGTACACCAGGCGGGGGGTGAGGTAGACGTGGTCGCCGGACTGGATCTCGGTGGCGCAGAACACGTGGTGGACGGTCCGGTCGACCTCGGCCAGCAGCGCCGGCCGTCCCTCCCGGGCCAGCAGCGTGCGGCCGAGCGCCTCGTCGACCACCGCGCTGCGTCGCCCGAACACCCGCAGCAGCGCCCACACCAGGAGCGCCGTGACCGCAGCGACGGCAGCCACGGCGGCGGCGAGGGCGGCGCCGCCCGACGAGGTGGTCAGGGCGAGGTAGGCGACGGCCAGCGAGCCCCCGGCCACGACGGCGCCGAGGAGCGCCGCCTGCATGGCTCCCGGCAGCAACGGCGGCGAGGCAGGCTTCCTGCGCAGAGCGGCGGCCCACACGAGGGCGGCCAGCACGGGCCCCGTGAGCAGCCACCACGGCAGCGGCCACCGGCGGCCGGCGCCGACCAGCGCGATAACCAGCGACACGACGGCGCCCACCGCCAGGCCGGCCGACACCAGGAACCGGCGCAGGTAGCCGTTGGTGGCGGGGCCGAAGAAGAACAGGCCGTCGTGGGCCGCCACCCGCATTCCATCCCGGATGGCGTCCTCGACCTCGCCGGGCGCCATGGTGGTGTAGTCGCCGGCGTTGGCCACCACGCCGTTGGCGATGGAGCCCCCGGAGACGGACGCGATGGACACGACCTGGCGGTTGAGCCCTGCGTCGGCCAGCGCCAGCAGCGTGCCCCAGCCCCACACCGTGGCCCGGTGCCCGCCGCCCGAGAGCGCGACGCCCAGGCGGTGCCCCCCCGAGTTCGCCGTCACGTCCCCGTTCATAGGCGACGACGGGCGACATGTCCAGGTGTTCGTGTTCGCCTCCTTTGCCGGGGGTGGCGCCCGGCGCAGCGAGGCCGGTGGTTACGCCTTGACCAGCCGTTCCACCGCCCGCGTCGCCTCGGTGATCATCGTGTCGAGCGCCACTTCGTCGCCGTCGGCCACGGCGTTCCTCACGCAGTGCCGGACGTGCTCGTCGAGCAGGCCGATGGCGACCGCCTGGAGGGCCTTGGTCACCGCGCTCACCTGCGTCAGGACGTCGATGCAGTACGTGTCCTCGTCGATCATGCGCCGGATCCCCCGCACCTGGCCCTCGATCCGACTGAGGCGCTTGGCGTAGTCGTCCTTCTTCATGGTGTAGCCGCGGGTAGAGCTCATCGGGCCTTGAACCTCCGGAGACGCAGGCTGTTGGAAACGACGAAGAAGCTGGAGAACGCCATGGCGGCGCCGGCGATCATCGGGTTGAGCAGGCCGGCGGCGGCGAGCGGGAGGGCGGCCACGTTGTAGGCGAACGCCCAGAACAGGTTGCCCTTGATCGTGGCGAGCGTGCGGCGGGACAGGCGGATGGCGTCGGCCGCCGATCGCAGGTCGCCCCGGACGAGGGTGAGGTCGCTGGCCTCGATGGCGGCGTCGGTGCCGGTGCCCATGGCCAGGCCGAGGTCGGCCTGCGCGAGCGCAGCGGCGTCGTTGACTCCGTCGCCGACCATGGCGACGACCCGGCCCTCGGCCTGAAGGCGGCGCACGACGTCGACCTTCTCCTCGGGGAGCACGTCGGCGATGACCTCGTCGATCCCGACCTCGCCGGCGACGGCACGGGCGGCCCGCTCGTTGTCGCCGGTGAGCAGGACGGGCCGCAGGCCCAGCTGGCGGAGCATGGCGACCGCCTCGGCCGACGTCTCCTTGACCGTGTCGGACACGACGAGAACGGCCGGGGCCTCCCCGTCCCAGGCGACGAGCACCGGCGTACGGCCCTCCGCCTCGGCGGCGTCGCCGGCGGCCCGGAGCTCGTCGGGCACCCCGATGGCGCGGTCGGCCAGGAACCGCCGGCGGCCGGCGACCACGGCGTGGCCGTCCACGACGCCCTCGACGCCGAGTCCCTGCGTGCTGGCGAACGACTCCACCGAGTCGAGCTCCACGCCCCGGGCCCGGGCACCGGCGGCGATGGCCCGGGCGATGGGGTGCTCGCTGGCGTCCTCCAGCGACCCGGCCAGGCGCAGCGCCTCCTCGGTGGTGGTGCCGTCGGAGGTGACCACGTCCACCAGGGCCATGCGGCCGGTGGTTACGGTGCCGGTCTTGTCGAGGACGATGGTGTCGACCCGGCGGGTGCTCTCCAGCACCTCGGGCCCCTTGATGAGGATGCCCAGCTGGGCGCCGCGGCCCGTCCCCACCATGAGGGCGGTGGGCGTGGCCAGCCCGAGGGCGCACGGGCAGGCGATGATGAGCACGGCCACGGCGGCGGTGAAGGCGACGGTGGCGGGGTCGTCGGCAGCGGCCGTGAGCCAGAAGCCGAGGGTGGCGACGGACAGGGCGATCACGATGGGCACGAAGACGGCCGACACCCGGTCGGCCAGGCGCTGCACGGCGGCCTTGCCGGCCTGGGCGTCCTGCACCAGGCGGGCGATGTGCGCCAGCGCCGTGTCGGCGCCGACCCGGGTGGCCCGCACCACCAGGCGGCCGCCGGCGTTGACCGTCCCGCCGGTGACGGAGTCGCCGGGGGCGACCTCCACCGGGAGGCTCTCGCCGGTGAGCAGCGAGGCGTCGATGGCCGACGTGCCCTCCTCCACCTGGCCGTCGGTGGCCACCTTCTCACCGGGACGGACGACGAAGCGGTCGCCCACCAACAGCTGCTCGACGGGGATGCGGGTCTCGACGCCGTCCCGCAGGACGGCCACGTCCTTGGCGCCCAGCTCCAGCAGGGCGCGCAGGGCGGCGCCGGACCGGCGCTTGGCCCGGGCCTCGAAGTAGCGGCCGGCCAGGATGAACAGGGTGACGCCGGCGGCGACCTCGAGGTAGATCTGCCCGGCGCCGTCGCCCCGGTCGGCCGTCCACGAGAACCCGTGGGTCATGCCGATCTCGCCGGCGGTGCCCCACAGCAGGGCGTACAGGGACCACCCGAAGGCGGCCAGCACGCCGACGGAGATGAGCGTGTCCATGGTGGCCGCCGCGTGGCGCAGGTTGACCCAGGCGGCCCGGTGGAACGGCAGCGCCCCCCACGTGACGACGGGGGCGGCGAGGGTCAGCGAGATCCACTGCCACCCGTCGAACTGGAGGGCGGGCACCATGGCCATGGCGATGACGGGCACGGTCAGGACGAGGGAGGTCAGCAGGCGCCGGCGCAGCGGCGCCGTCTCGTCGCCCTCCGCCCCTCGCTCGGCCGTGGTCGCGTCGCTCGCCCCGCCGTCGGCGGCTGCCGGCCGCGCCGGTGGCCGGGGCAGGCGGGCGGTGTAGCCGGCGGCCTCGACCTGGGCGATGAGGTCGTCGGCCGTCACGCCGTCGGGCACGGCGACCCTGGCCTGCTCGGTCGCGTAGTTGACGGTGGCGGTGACGCCGTCCAGCTTGTTGAGCCGCTTCTCGATGCGGGCGGCGCACGACGCGCACGTCATCCCGCCGATGAGGAGGTCGACGCTGGTGGCCGGCGCGGAGGTGGTGGTGTCGGTCTCGGTGGTCACGGGCTGCCTGCCTGGGCGACGAAGCGGGCGGTGCGGACGGTGCCGTCGACGAGGAAGTCGAAGAACAGCGCGTAGGTGCCCGGGGAGGGGACCTCCACGGCGAAGGCGACGGGCCCGTTCGGCTCGTCGTCGAGCGGGTGGACGTGCAGGTAGGCGAGGTCGCCGTCGCGCAGGGCCACCAGATGGCCGGCGGCTCCCAGGTAGGGCTCGGTCGTGACGACCCGGCCGTCGCGGCGGACGGCGACCGTGACGCCGGCCTCCTCGCCGGCGGCGACGTCGCCCTCGAGCGTGACCTCGTAGCCGTCGACCACGTCGGTGCGGCTGGCTGCGAGCCCCGGCGGCGCCGCGATCGGCCCGGGGCCCGGTGCGACGAGGTCGACGCCGAGCGTGAGCTGGCCGGCACCGGAGGGCCGGAAGTCGGCGAAGGCGCGGTAGGGGCCGGGGACCAGCGCCGGCAGGTCGACGGCCCAGCGGCCGGCGGCGTCGCGCCCG includes the following:
- a CDS encoding metal-sensitive transcriptional regulator, with the protein product MSSTRGYTMKKDDYAKRLSRIEGQVRGIRRMIDEDTYCIDVLTQVSAVTKALQAVAIGLLDEHVRHCVRNAVADGDEVALDTMITEATRAVERLVKA
- a CDS encoding heavy metal translocating P-type ATPase, translating into MTTETDTTTSAPATSVDLLIGGMTCASCAARIEKRLNKLDGVTATVNYATEQARVAVPDGVTADDLIAQVEAAGYTARLPRPPARPAAADGGASDATTAERGAEGDETAPLRRRLLTSLVLTVPVIAMAMVPALQFDGWQWISLTLAAPVVTWGALPFHRAAWVNLRHAAATMDTLISVGVLAAFGWSLYALLWGTAGEIGMTHGFSWTADRGDGAGQIYLEVAAGVTLFILAGRYFEARAKRRSGAALRALLELGAKDVAVLRDGVETRIPVEQLLVGDRFVVRPGEKVATDGQVEEGTSAIDASLLTGESLPVEVAPGDSVTGGTVNAGGRLVVRATRVGADTALAHIARLVQDAQAGKAAVQRLADRVSAVFVPIVIALSVATLGFWLTAAADDPATVAFTAAVAVLIIACPCALGLATPTALMVGTGRGAQLGILIKGPEVLESTRRVDTIVLDKTGTVTTGRMALVDVVTSDGTTTEEALRLAGSLEDASEHPIARAIAAGARARGVELDSVESFASTQGLGVEGVVDGHAVVAGRRRFLADRAIGVPDELRAAGDAAEAEGRTPVLVAWDGEAPAVLVVSDTVKETSAEAVAMLRQLGLRPVLLTGDNERAARAVAGEVGIDEVIADVLPEEKVDVVRRLQAEGRVVAMVGDGVNDAAALAQADLGLAMGTGTDAAIEASDLTLVRGDLRSAADAIRLSRRTLATIKGNLFWAFAYNVAALPLAAAGLLNPMIAGAAMAFSSFFVVSNSLRLRRFKAR